A genomic region of Eucalyptus grandis isolate ANBG69807.140 chromosome 5, ASM1654582v1, whole genome shotgun sequence contains the following coding sequences:
- the LOC120293123 gene encoding peroxidase 27-like, translating to MACPKLFLSCLLVQLMFLFLVPEVAHGQGLKVGFYQKTCPNAEAIVKKVIGQVMSVAPSLSGPLLRMHFHDCFVRGCEGSILLNSSTNQAEKDAPPNFSLRGYQVIDRVKTALEKACPGIISCADILAIVARDVIVTTRGLSYDVETGRRDGNVSSLNEALNNLVPPNANITTLKADFAMRGLSVKDLVVLSGGHTLGTSHCSSFSDRLYNFTGKGDTDPKLDSNYIARLKLKCKPNDQTTLIEMDPGSVRTFDIKYFDLIPKRRGLFTSDAALLDDSETKAYIDLQIKTGGSTFFKDFGVSMVNMGRIGVLTGTAGEVRKVCAKVN from the exons ATGGCTTGTCCGAAGCTCTTCTTGTCTTGTTTGTTGGTTCAGTTGATGTTCTTGTTCCTTGTCCCTGAGGTCGCTCACGGTCAGGGTCTCAAAGTAGGGTTTTACCAGAAGACATGCCCAAATGCAGAGGCCATCGTGAAGAAGGTCATTGGTCAAGTCATGTCCGTCGCTCCGAGTCTCTCTGGCCCTCTCTTGAGGATGCATTTTCACGACTGTTTCGTTAGG GGTTGCGAAGGTTCAATACTCTTGAACTCTTCGACCAATCAAGCCGAGAAGGACGCGCCACCGAATTTCAGCCTTCGCGGTTACCAGGTGATCGATAGAGTCAAAACGGCGTTGGAGAAGGCATGTCCCGGCATCATTTCGTGTGCTGACATTTTGGCCATCGTCGCAAGAGATGTCATCGTCACG ACCAGAGGTCTTTCCTATGATGTGGAAACTGGACGAAGAGATGGGAACGTCTCTAGTTTAAATGAGGCGCTTAACAACTTAGTACCACCTAatgccaacattacaaccctgaAAGCAGATTTTGCAATGAGAGGCCTCAGTGTGAAGGACCTTGTCGTCCTATCAG GTGGCCACACCCTTGGAACTTCACACTGCTCTTCCTTCTCCGACCGCCTCTACAACTTCACCGGAAAGGGTGACACCGACCCCAAGCTCGACTCTAACTACATAGCGAGGTTGAAGCTCAAGTGCAAGCCGAATGACCAAACCACCCTTATCGAGATGGACCCAGGAAGTGTGAGGACGTTCGACATCAAGTACTTCGATCTGATCCCGAAGAGAAGAGGCCTCTTCACTTCGGACGCCGCACTTCTTGATGATAGCGAAACCAAGGCGTACATTGACCTCCAGATCAAGACCGGTGGATCCACCTTCTTCAAGGACTTTGGAGTGTCAATGGTGAACATGGGTCGGATCGGCGTGCTCACCGGAACGGCTGGTGAAGTCAGGAAAGTGTGTGCAAAGGTTAACTAA